The Victivallis sp. Marseille-Q1083 DNA window TTTTGTAAAAAAATGGCGAAAGGCGGAAAAATAGTTTGCAATGCGCTTAAAAAGTATTATTTTAAAAGCCTTTGATATGTATTTAAATTTCATAACTATAGATTAATTAGAACGAACGGGTAGAGAAAGATGCCAACTATCAACCAATTGGTCCGTTTCGGACGGCAGAACAAAGTGAAAAAGAGCAAGTCGCGTGCTTTGAGCGCTTGTCCGCAGCGGCGCGGCGTATGCTTGCAGGTGACCACCAGAACCCCGAAAAAGCCGAACTCCGCTTTGCGGAAAATTGCCAGAGTGCGTCTGACCAACGGTCAGGAAATTACCGCCTATATCGGCGGAGAAGGTCATAATTTACAGGAGCACTCCGTCGTGCTGGTCAAGGGCGGCCGTGTGCGTGACCTGCCGGGCGTGCGTTATCATATCGTCCGGGGTGCGTTGGACAGCCTCGGCGTCAACAACCGCAAACAGGGACGTTCGAAATACGGTGCCAAGCGCGCCAAAGCCGGCGCGGCGCCGGCCAAGGGCAAGAAATAACCTGGCGTTTCCGGTCTGATTGTCGGCATTGGCCGGCAAAGGTTCGTTGAAAACTAAATACAGCAAGTTTTATTTTAAGGATAAACAGGTAGCACTTATGAGAAGACGCATTGTAGTCAAGCGGGATTTGACCCGTGATGTCAAGTATGACAGTGAGTTGATCGCGCGTTTGATCAACACGATTATGAATCGCGGCAAGAAATCGACTGCCCAGCGCATTGTTTACGGCGCTCTGGATCTGATTCAGCAGCGCAAGCCGGATATGGAATCGATCGAAGTATTCCATCAGGCGCTGGAAAATGTCAAGCCGAAGCTGGAAGTGAAGAGCCGCCGCGTCGGTGGCGCGACTTACCAGGTGCCGGTGGAAGTCAGCAATGAGCGTCAGGTCGCTCTGGCGATGCGTTGGATCACCGGTTTCGCTCGCGGCCGCAAGGGAAAATCGATGACGGAATCCCTGGCCGGCGAATTGCTGGACGCCTTTGAAAATACCGGATCGTCCATCAAGAAAAAGGATGATACCTTTAAGATGGCGCAGGCCAACAAAGCCTTTGCGCATTACAGATGGTAATGGGCCGGATTATGAGCGACAACAAACAAGAAAAAATCTTTCATGAAGCCCCGGGCCGCAAGGTTTCGTTGCGCGATGTGCGCAACATTGGCATCATGGCTCACATCGATGCCGGTAAAACCACCGTTTCCGAGCGTATTCTTTACTATTGCGGCGTCAATTACAAGTTGGGCGAAGTCCACGAAGGCACCGCCACGATGGACTGGATGGAGCAGGAGCAGGAACGCGGCATTACCATCACTTCGGCCGCCACTACCTGTATGTGGAAAAATCACCGTATCAATTTGATCGATACCCCCGGACACGTCGACTTCACGGCTGAAGTGGAGCGTTCGCTGCGGGTGCTGGACGGTGCGGTTGCTGTATTTTGTTCCGTTGGTAAAGTGCAGCCGCAGACCGAGACGGTCTGGCGGCAGGCCCAGAAATATCACGTTCCGATTATCGCGCTGGTCAACAAGATGGACCGCACCGGAGCCGATTTCTACGGTGCGATCGAAGAGATGAAATTCAAGCTGCACGCCAACGCGGTTCCGATTTATCTGCCGATCGGCAAGGAAGCCGATTTTGCCGGTTGTATTGACGTCGTCAACAACAAGGCGGTTTATTTCGACGGCGACGAAAACGGCGCCAAAATGCGCGTCGAAGAAGTGCCGGCCGAATATGCCGAAAAACGCGAAGAAGCCTTTCGCAATCTGGTCGAATGCGTTGCCGAAGTCGACGAAGAGGTCATGGAGCTCTTCCTGGCCGATGAAATGCCGTCGGTTGAAGTGTTGGTGCCGGCCATCCGCCGGGCGACGCTGGCTGCTTCCATCGTTCCGGTCTGCTGTGCTTCCGCCTTCAAGAAAAAAGGCGTGCAGTGCGTGCTGGATGCGGTGGTCGATTATCTGCCGAGTCCGGTCGACATCTGGGATATCCACGGTTCCAACCCGGCGACCGGCGAACCGATGTCCCGCCACGTCGGCGACATGCAGCCGTTTGCCGCGCTGGTCTTCAAGATTATGAATGACCCGTTCGTCGGCAAATTGAGCTTTTTCCGGATTTACTCCGGTGTCGCGCAGCGCGGTATGACCGTGTTGAATCCGCGTACCGGCAAACGGGAGCGCCTCGGCCGTCTGTTGCAGATGCATGCCAACAGCCGCGAGGAGCGCGATGAAATTTATTCCGGCGATATCGCTGCCGCAGTCGGTTTGAAGAATGTCACCACCGGCGACACGATTTGTCTGGAGGATGATCCGATCGTCCTCGAGGCGATGTCTTTCCCGGAGCCGGTTATTTCGGTGGCGGTTGAGCCGAAATCCTCCGGCGACCGCGACAAATTGTACAAGGCGCTCGGTGCCTTGTCGGATGAAGATCCGACCTTTACGATGCGCAGCGACGAAGAGACCGGCCAGACGATCATCTCCGGTATGGGGGAATTGCATCTTGAAATCATCCTGGACCGCCTGGTCCGGGAGTTCAAAGTCGAATGCAATACCGGTGCGCCGCAGGTGGCTTACCGTGAAGCGTTGGAAAAACCGGCCGACGCCGACTGCAAATTTGTCCGCCAGTCCGGCGGCCGCGGCCAGTACGGTCATGTCATCATGGACATCACCCCGATGCCGGCCGGTCATGGCATCACCATCGAGAACAAAGTGGTTGGCGGCAGAATTCCGAAAGAGTACATCAAGCCGATCGAAAACGGCATCCGCGAAGCGGCGGCCGGCGGCGTGATGGTCGGTTATCCGTTGATCGATTTCCACGTCAATATTCTGGACGGCTCTTATCATCCGGTCGACTCTTCGGAAATGGCCTTTAAGATTGCCGGTTCGATGGCGTTGAAAGAAGCGGCCCGCAAGGCCGGAATGATGCTGTTGGAGCCGATTATGAAAGTCGAAGTCACTTCGCCGGACGAGAATATGGGCGATCTGATTGGCGACGTGACCAGCCGTCGTGGCATTATCGTTGAGATGAACTCATCGGCACAGGGCGGTTTCACCAAGATTCTGGCGCACATTCCGCTGTCGGAACTCTTCGGCTATGCCACCGCGATTCGTTCACTCTCCCGCGGCCGCGCTTCCTATTCGATGGAGCCGAGCCATTTTGAACGAGTACCAAAATCAATTCAAGATAAAATAATGGAGAAGAAGTGAGCTATGTCTAGCGGTAAGTCTCAAAAGATCAGAATCCGTTTGCAGGCCTATGAACATCGGATTCTCGATCAGTCGGTGGCGGAAATTTTGAATACCGCCAAGCGTACCGGTTCGATGGTGGCGGGACCGATTCCGCTGCCGACGCGGATTGAACGTTTTACGGTCAACCGTTCTCCGCATGTCGACAAGAAATCGATGGAGCAGTTTGAGATCCGGACGCACAAGCGGATGATGGATATCATCAATCCGACGGCAAAGACGGTCGATGAACTCAAGAAATTGAATTTGCCGGCCGGTGTGGATATTTCCGTAAAAATCGGCGTCTGACCTCGGAGTCGGACGCAGCAGTGATACCAATGCCCCCGACCGATTGGGAGTAAGTATCGAAAGGAGTCTGTATGAAAAATTTAATCGGTAAGAAAATCGGGATGACGCAAGTCTATGATGAACAGGGCCGGATTGTGCCGGTCACTGTGATTCAGGCCGGACCCTGTGTCGTCGTCGATGTGAAGACCCGGGAGCGCGACGGTTACAGTGCGGTCCAGCTCGGGTTCGGTTCCCGCAAGGCCAAGAACGTCAGCAAAGCGGTTCTGGGGCATTGCGCCAAAGCGAATTACAAGGAATTCGGTCCGTCGTTCCTGCGTGAGTTCCGCACGGCGGAAGATGCGGCACTGGCGATCGGCAGTGAACTCAAAGCCGACGTGTTCGCCAAGGACGAATACCTGGATGTCACCGGCACCATCAAGGGCCGCGGTTTCCAGGGCGTCGTCAAGCGGTATCGCTTCGGCGGCGGTCGTGCCAGCCACGGCGGCGCCTGGACCCGGCGTACCGGTTCGATCGGTCAGTGCGAATTTCCGGGACGGGTGGACCGCGGCAAGAAGATGCCGGGCCACATGGGCAATGCGCGCCGTACGATTCAGAATCTGCAGATCGTCCGGGTGATGCCGGAGGACAATGTGCTGCTGGTCCGGGGTGCGGTTCCGGGCTGCAACGGCGGCCTGTTGCTTCTTCGGAACGCAATCAAGAAGCAGAGCAAGTAGGATAGGTGAAGATGATGACGAAAGTATTGGATATACTTGATTGCAAGGGTGCCCGCGTCGGTGAATATACTCTTCCGGAATGTGCTCTGGAGCTCGAAAAGGGCGAGCAGGCGGTGCATGATTGCGTCGTGGCGTTCCTGGCCGGCCAGCGGGCCGGTACGGCTTGCACCAAGACGCGCGGTGAAGTGCGTGGCGGCGGCGCCAAGCCGTTCCGTCAGAAGGGCATGGGCCGGGCGCGTGCCGGTTCAAGCCGCAATCCGGTCTGGACGGGCGGCGGTGTGGCTTTCGGGCCGACTCCGCGCGATTTCAGCAAGAAGGTCAACAAAAAAGTGACTAAGCTGGCGTTGAAACGGGCTTTTTCCGAACGGGTGGCCGAAGAACGGGTCGTCGTGCTGGACAAGTTCGATTTGCCGGATCACAAGACCAGAAATGCGCAGGCCGTTCTGAACAATTTGAAGCTGAACGACGATTCGGTGCTGTTGACGGTTCCGGAATATGAGGAAAGCGTCTATTGCGCGACCCACAATCTGCCGTATGTGCTGCTGCGCAAGGCGGCGAGCGTCAATGTTTATGAACTGCTGCGTTTCAAGACGCTGGTGTTCACCAAGGATGCGTTGGATGCTTTCCTGGCGCGTTTGGGATAAGGAGTTATGACAATGAAAAGTGCTTTTGATATTGTAATCGCTCCGTTGATTACCGAGAAGAACAACGATTTGGCCGCTCAGGGCAAATATGTCTTCAAGGTCAGTCCGAAGGCGGAGAAGATCGAGATCGGCCGCGCGGTTGAACAGTTGTTCAACGTCAAAGTCAAGTCGGTCAACATCATGAATTATCTGGGAAAGACGAAACGCACCCCGCGCACGTACAAGCTGGGACGCCGTCCGGATTGGAAAAAAGCTGTTGTGACTCTGTCCGAAGGCAGCATTGAAATCGTTTAAGGCGCGAAAGAGGTATATAAATGGCTGTAAAAAGTTATAATCCGACTTCTCCGAGCCGGCGGAACATGATGGTTTCGGATTTTGCCGAAATCACGGTTTCGGCCCCGGAGAAGAGTCTGGTGAAAGGAAAGTCCGCGACCGGCGGCCGCAATAACTACGGTCGGATTACCACCCGTTTTCGCGGTGCCGGCAACAAACGCCGTTACCGGATGGTGGATTTCTTCCGCGCCAAGGAAGGGGTTCCGGCCAAGGTCAAGACGGTGGAATACGATCCGAACCGCAACTGCAACGTCGCGTTGATCTGCTATGCGGACGGCGAGAAGAGCTATATTCTGGCGCCGGCCGGCATCAAAATCGGTCAGGTGATCATGAATGGCCCGAAGGCTGAAATCAAACCGGGCAATTCGATGCGGATCAAGGATATGCCGGTCGGCATTCAGATCCACAACATCGAGATTCTGCCGAACCGCGGCGCCAAGCTGGCCCGTTCGGCCGGCCAGTCGGCGACGTTGCGCGGCAAGGAAGCCGATTATGCGCAGCTTAAATTGGCTTCCGGCGAAGTCCGTTTGATCAATGTCGAATGCCGGGCCACCATCGGCGAAGTCGGCAACGGCGACTTCATGAATGTCAAGATGGGCAAAGCCGGCAAGAAGCGTTATCAGGGCAAGCGCCCGCACGTTCGCGGTGTGGCGATGAACCCGGTCGACCATCCGATGGGCGGCGGTGAAGGCCGTTCGTCCGGCGGCGGTCATCCGGTGTCGCCGTGGGGCCAGCTCGCCAAGGGCAAGCGGACCCGTCATCCGAAGAAGTACTCGAATAAGTTCATCGTCGAACGGAGGAAGAAGTAATGGCTAGATCGATTAAAAAAGGTCCTTTTGTTGACGGTTATTTGATCGACAAGGTCGAGAAGATGAATAAGAGCGGCAAAAAGGCCGCCATTCAGACTTGGTCGCGTCGTTCGATGATCATTCCGGATTTTGTCGGGCACACTTTCAATGTCCACAACGGGAAATCGTTTATTCCGGTGTTCGTCACTGAAAACATGGTCGGTCACAAGCTCGGTGAATTTGCGCTGACCCGCAATTTCCGTGACCACGGTGTGGTTTCCGGTAAATAAGCATTCGGTCAGATTGCTGCAGAGAGCGTTTGTTGAAAAACAAACGCTCTTTTTTGTGGCCGGGGCGCCGGGGAAGTGCGCCTGATTGCGGCGGAGCCGGAGCGCCCGGGGCCTCTCCGCATTCAGGTCCGGCAGGCGCGTTCCAATTGGTCGCAGGATTCCAGCAGTATTTCGCTGTTCTTCTCCTCGGTGCTGAACCACGGTGCGGTCATGAAACCGAGCAGGTGTTCCGGAGTGATGCGGCGGCGGCAGAACGGCACCAACCGCTCGACATTGTGCGGCGTCGCCCAGGTGCTGCCGGCCGGCACCTGATCGAAACCCAGTTGATCCAGTCTGGCGAATGTATCGAGGATATGGCGGCGGTATTGCAATTCTCTATCATCGGTGTCGGCCGGAATGTCGAAGTCTCCCCAGTAATACCAGTTGTTTTGAACCACGTCGCGGGAGACGTTGCGGCTGAATTCGGCATCGTCGCAATACCAGAGTTTGTCCGACCACATCCACGGCCGGGCGCCGGCTTTGCGAACTTCGTCGAAATAAAAATTGAGGTCGTTCCACCAGAGTTGGCCGCTCCGGACAGTGAGGTATTCGTAATCGCGCTGGCACTCGCAGCCTTCCTCGTCCATACCGAGGTGAAAATGTGCCGGTCCTCCGAAAAGTTCGGCGCATTCGGCGATGAGGTCACGGCAGACCCGGTAATATTCCGGTGTCGAAAGCATCCTGGAATATTGCCGCAGCCAGGCATCATGGCAACTGGAAAAATTGAGTTTGGGGACCAATGTCAAGCCGAGATCGCGGCAGCGGGCGATTTCCTCTTTCAATTTGAGCGGCGTCCAGGCGCCCGGCACGGCGATTTCGGGATGACTGCGGAAAACCACGCCGTCACCGATGTCGAGCACCACCGTATTGCCGCCGGAACGGGCGAAATAAGCGAGGAATTTCTCCCACATCGACTGATCGAACTGGAGGTAATCGCGCCAGGCGCGGTCATTCATATAAACGGGTATCCGTTTCCACTGTTCAGGCATTATTTGCCGATGCTCTTCACCGGTCATTGCTTTGAATTTTTCCGGATAACAGTCTTCCCACATATTCATCGACAGGTGGATCAGAAAGGAACGGATCATGATCGGCCTCCATTTTGTTGGTTTGACGTTTTAAAGTAACCTTGCCGCAAATTTTTTACTACGCCGATTCCATGGAAAATTGATACTTTCTTGATCAATATTTGAAAACAGACGGCACCAAGCCTTTGCCGGTTTGAGCCTTCGGGCCAGGAAGGGTTTTGAATGATTAAAACTATATGTTTATATAGAAATATTTTTGCTTAATTTTTTATTTTAACCTATTGATTTATTTAAATTATTTTGCTATAATATATGCAAAGATATATAATTTAATAACGAAAAGGCAAGTCGGAATGTTATCGGAGCGCGTTTTGAAATATCAGGAACTGGAAGGCTATATGTTGCAGGAGCTTTCCTGCGGACGTTTTGCACTGGAAGACCGCTTCTTTTCCGAATTGGACATCGCCCGGCAGTTTGAAGTGAACCATGTGACCGCCCGCAAGGCATTCGATGCATTGGTGCGCAAGGGATATATCGTCCGGCGGCGCGGTGCCGGCACCTTCGTTAAGCGCCTGCCGGAGTGCCCGCAGCAGTTACGGATGCTGAAGCGTTGCGTGATCGGTATCGCCACCGGGCGCAGCGATGTCGACAACAGTTTGAAATTGGGACGCATGCTGATCCGGCTGCATCGGACGATTGAGGCGGCCGGTTATCTGTCGATGCTGGTCGGCGAGGATTTGACGCCGCTGGAAGAGGCCGGAGCTTGTGGCCTGATCGTGCTGGACCGGGTTGACGACGGTTTTTTACGCCGGTTGCTGCAGGGCGGTATTCCGGTGGTCGGCGTTTATCCGGACAGTGGCTTGCTGGCCGGTCTGTCGTTCAATTATTCGGAAGCGGCGGAACGGATCGTCGCGTTGTTCAAGGAGCGGAAATTGCGCCATCTGGCGTTGGTCGGCGAGGGGGACGATGCATTGACGGTGCGGAATATGTTCGAGAAACCGCTGACGGTGGCGGCGCAGCGGCAGGATCTGGCATTCTCGATTGCGGTACCGCCGGTTGGTTCGGTAGTATCGCAACTGGAAAGTCTGCTCGATGCGAAGTGTCCGCCCGACGCTTTGTTTGTCGCCAATGCCTGGAGTCTCGGTTCAATTGCGCCGGTGCTGGCGCAGCGCCGGCTGGCGGTCGGCCGCGATATTTCGATTCTGGTGCATGGTTCGAATGCGCTGTTGATTCCGGGAACGCCGGCCTATGCGTTGATCGACTGGGATATGGACCATGTGGTCGAGCAGGCGGTGGCAATGCTCCAATCGTTGATTCGCAATCCACAGCAGACACCGGCACCGGCGTCGGTCAATTACGGTGCGATTCTCGAACGGGGATCAATCGTGCCGGCCGGCGAATGAACTTTGTCAAAAAAATCAAGGGGTGAATGAGATTTGAATTAATCAGATTATTGACCATTATTAATATTATCTGACTATATAATAAAGCTGGAATGGAAAATCAACGATGAAATGGTGGACGATATTGGCTGGTCCGCTGCTGGGAATTGGAATTTTGACGGCGGCGGAATTGTCCGATGAGGAGTGGGCGGAACTGCGGCGGGCGGCGATCGAGCGGGAACGGCGGGTGATCGTCAACAACGATGGCTGCGACGCGACCGAATTTCCGGAAAAATTGCCGGCGAACCGGGAGAATTTCTACCGGCAGATGCTGGATTACGCCAAAGGCTGTGAAATCGATACGATTACCTATTGTCCGTTTGCGGTCGGCCATACGTTGATCACCCGAAGCCTGGTGACGGAAATGCATCTGGGTTCGAGCGGCGGTCCGGGCGCGCGCAACATTGCCGGTGAAATTTTGAGCTGGGGGACTGACGCGCTGCAGTTGGCGGTCGAATTCTGTCGGGCCAACCGGTTGGAAATTTTTGTTTCGATGCGGGTCAACGATTGCCATGATCAATGGTATTCGCATTGGCTGCCGGGCTATAAGCGGAATCATCCGGAACTGCTGTGCGGCACGCCGGAAGCGCCGCCGCCGTATGGCGCCTGGACGGCATTCGATTTTGCGCGGACGCCGGTTCGGGAACGCTTCGGCAACATTATTGAGGAATTGCTGAGCCGCTATGATGTCGACGGTTTGGAGTTGGATTTTTTCCGCTTTCCGACTTTCTTTAAATCGGTGGCCTGGGGTGGCATTGCTTCGGATGAAGAACGGGCGGCCTTCACGGAACTGATGCGCCGTATCCGGCGCGATGCCGACCGGATCGGCCGGGCGCGCGGCAAATATCAGCTCATCGCTATCCGGGTCCCGGATTCGGTCGGTTTGTGCCGTGAGATGGGATTGGATCTCGAACGGTGGCTGGCGGATGGATTGGTCGATATCCTGATTCCGGCGGCGGACTGGGGGCGTTTTTCTCCGCTGCGAGAATCGGTGGAGCTGGCCGGAAAATACCGGGTGAAATGTTATCCGTCGGTGGATACTTCCTGGGTGAAGAGCCGGGACGATTTCAATCGCAATACCATTGCCGCTTACACGGCACAGTCCGCCGCAGCACTGGCTGCCGGCGCGGATGGGGTCTATTATTTCAATATGTTCTATGTTCCGCAATATTTTCCGTCGATGCGCCGTGAATGGCGGGAGCTTGCCCTGCTGCCCAAGACCTACTTCGTCCGCTATCAGGACAATTCCAGCTTTGCGGTCAATGAGGAGCAATATTGCCGGATTGCGCGGTTGACCGGGCAGAGTTCGCTGCTTTGTTCGACCGAACCGTTGGAGCTGCTGCTGGAGCTGGGGGATGATTACAGCGAGCCGGCCGTAGCGGCGGAGCGCCCGGAGCTGGCACTGCTGATCGCCGCTGAAGCAGTGGCGGAAGCACAATTGCAGGCCAGCCTCAACGGTCATGAATTGACGCTGATCAAACGATCGGATGACGGCGTTTATGCGTTTCGAGTGGAGCCGCAGTTTTGTCGGCCCGGCGAGAATATGGTTGCCCTTTCGCTGGCTTCGGCGGTTTCGAACGTTGCTGAAACCATCATGAGCGGCCGGGAACGGTTGACCGGGGCCAGACAGCCGCCCTGGCGCCGGCTGTTTGCCGCTCATGATTTCGCCAATGCCGAAACGATCGTCGACGGGGCGCTCCGGTTGGTCGATTCCGGCGATGGCGCCCAGGAGATTGCCAATTTGCTCTATCCGTTGCCCGAAGGCGGCGACCTGGCGCTGAAATTCTCTTTCCAGATGAAGTTGGAGTCGTCGACTGCACCGGACGCGGTGGCGGTCCGGCTGGCCGATGGCCGGCAGGTGGCGCTGGTGACCTTTGAGCCGGAGACGATCGGCTTGAAATTTGTCGGTAAGCAGGTGCCGTTCCGGACCGACGACCGTTTCCATGCGTATGAATTGGAAATGCGTGCCGGCCGGGTTCGGTTGACGGTGGACGGGACAATATTGTTCGATGAAGTTCTAAACATGCCGGTCGAGGCGGAAACCGGCCGGCTGCGGGGCAATACACTATCAATTCCGCAGATGAATGAGCGCAGTCTGTTGTTCGGATCGTTATCGGGACCGGGGACCGGTGCGGCGCTCTGGAAGGATATGGTGCTTGAGAAAAATGCCCTGATGATTTGGGATTGCTGTCTGCAATTGAAATTTCGCGGCCGGCCGGATGCTGCCCTGGAAGAATTGGCCGTCGCGGATTGGCCGGTCCAGTTCGAGTTCGCGTCCCGGGATGGCGTCATTCCATCGGTTGCCGGCTTGTCGCACAATTATCAGGACGGTTTTTTAACGGTGGAGTCGGACGGCTTCGTGCTGAACCA harbors:
- the rpsL gene encoding 30S ribosomal protein S12 codes for the protein MPTINQLVRFGRQNKVKKSKSRALSACPQRRGVCLQVTTRTPKKPNSALRKIARVRLTNGQEITAYIGGEGHNLQEHSVVLVKGGRVRDLPGVRYHIVRGALDSLGVNNRKQGRSKYGAKRAKAGAAPAKGKK
- the rpsG gene encoding 30S ribosomal protein S7, which translates into the protein MRRRIVVKRDLTRDVKYDSELIARLINTIMNRGKKSTAQRIVYGALDLIQQRKPDMESIEVFHQALENVKPKLEVKSRRVGGATYQVPVEVSNERQVALAMRWITGFARGRKGKSMTESLAGELLDAFENTGSSIKKKDDTFKMAQANKAFAHYRW
- the fusA gene encoding elongation factor G, which produces MSDNKQEKIFHEAPGRKVSLRDVRNIGIMAHIDAGKTTVSERILYYCGVNYKLGEVHEGTATMDWMEQEQERGITITSAATTCMWKNHRINLIDTPGHVDFTAEVERSLRVLDGAVAVFCSVGKVQPQTETVWRQAQKYHVPIIALVNKMDRTGADFYGAIEEMKFKLHANAVPIYLPIGKEADFAGCIDVVNNKAVYFDGDENGAKMRVEEVPAEYAEKREEAFRNLVECVAEVDEEVMELFLADEMPSVEVLVPAIRRATLAASIVPVCCASAFKKKGVQCVLDAVVDYLPSPVDIWDIHGSNPATGEPMSRHVGDMQPFAALVFKIMNDPFVGKLSFFRIYSGVAQRGMTVLNPRTGKRERLGRLLQMHANSREERDEIYSGDIAAAVGLKNVTTGDTICLEDDPIVLEAMSFPEPVISVAVEPKSSGDRDKLYKALGALSDEDPTFTMRSDEETGQTIISGMGELHLEIILDRLVREFKVECNTGAPQVAYREALEKPADADCKFVRQSGGRGQYGHVIMDITPMPAGHGITIENKVVGGRIPKEYIKPIENGIREAAAGGVMVGYPLIDFHVNILDGSYHPVDSSEMAFKIAGSMALKEAARKAGMMLLEPIMKVEVTSPDENMGDLIGDVTSRRGIIVEMNSSAQGGFTKILAHIPLSELFGYATAIRSLSRGRASYSMEPSHFERVPKSIQDKIMEKK
- the rpsJ gene encoding 30S ribosomal protein S10; the encoded protein is MSSGKSQKIRIRLQAYEHRILDQSVAEILNTAKRTGSMVAGPIPLPTRIERFTVNRSPHVDKKSMEQFEIRTHKRMMDIINPTAKTVDELKKLNLPAGVDISVKIGV
- the rplC gene encoding 50S ribosomal protein L3 yields the protein MKNLIGKKIGMTQVYDEQGRIVPVTVIQAGPCVVVDVKTRERDGYSAVQLGFGSRKAKNVSKAVLGHCAKANYKEFGPSFLREFRTAEDAALAIGSELKADVFAKDEYLDVTGTIKGRGFQGVVKRYRFGGGRASHGGAWTRRTGSIGQCEFPGRVDRGKKMPGHMGNARRTIQNLQIVRVMPEDNVLLVRGAVPGCNGGLLLLRNAIKKQSK
- the rplD gene encoding 50S ribosomal protein L4, whose amino-acid sequence is MMTKVLDILDCKGARVGEYTLPECALELEKGEQAVHDCVVAFLAGQRAGTACTKTRGEVRGGGAKPFRQKGMGRARAGSSRNPVWTGGGVAFGPTPRDFSKKVNKKVTKLALKRAFSERVAEERVVVLDKFDLPDHKTRNAQAVLNNLKLNDDSVLLTVPEYEESVYCATHNLPYVLLRKAASVNVYELLRFKTLVFTKDALDAFLARLG
- the rplW gene encoding 50S ribosomal protein L23 yields the protein MKSAFDIVIAPLITEKNNDLAAQGKYVFKVSPKAEKIEIGRAVEQLFNVKVKSVNIMNYLGKTKRTPRTYKLGRRPDWKKAVVTLSEGSIEIV
- the rplB gene encoding 50S ribosomal protein L2 yields the protein MAVKSYNPTSPSRRNMMVSDFAEITVSAPEKSLVKGKSATGGRNNYGRITTRFRGAGNKRRYRMVDFFRAKEGVPAKVKTVEYDPNRNCNVALICYADGEKSYILAPAGIKIGQVIMNGPKAEIKPGNSMRIKDMPVGIQIHNIEILPNRGAKLARSAGQSATLRGKEADYAQLKLASGEVRLINVECRATIGEVGNGDFMNVKMGKAGKKRYQGKRPHVRGVAMNPVDHPMGGGEGRSSGGGHPVSPWGQLAKGKRTRHPKKYSNKFIVERRKK
- the rpsS gene encoding 30S ribosomal protein S19 yields the protein MARSIKKGPFVDGYLIDKVEKMNKSGKKAAIQTWSRRSMIIPDFVGHTFNVHNGKSFIPVFVTENMVGHKLGEFALTRNFRDHGVVSGK
- a CDS encoding GntR family transcriptional regulator, giving the protein MKYQELEGYMLQELSCGRFALEDRFFSELDIARQFEVNHVTARKAFDALVRKGYIVRRRGAGTFVKRLPECPQQLRMLKRCVIGIATGRSDVDNSLKLGRMLIRLHRTIEAAGYLSMLVGEDLTPLEEAGACGLIVLDRVDDGFLRRLLQGGIPVVGVYPDSGLLAGLSFNYSEAAERIVALFKERKLRHLALVGEGDDALTVRNMFEKPLTVAAQRQDLAFSIAVPPVGSVVSQLESLLDAKCPPDALFVANAWSLGSIAPVLAQRRLAVGRDISILVHGSNALLIPGTPAYALIDWDMDHVVEQAVAMLQSLIRNPQQTPAPASVNYGAILERGSIVPAGE